Genomic DNA from Deltaproteobacteria bacterium:
GGCGCTGATACGCAGATGAGACCGGCGCGCGATCGCGCGGTACGGTCGCGCCCCGGCCTGCGGGCTGTCGATCTACTTCTTCTTGCGGAGCTCGGCTGCGTGCTCGCCGTGCAGCTTCGCCATGGCGTCGTACTCCTCGGCCAGCTTCCGGTAGTACGAGCCGAGCGATCGGCAGTGCGTCGGCCAGTCGGTCTTCCCCATGACGTTGGCGTACTTGTCCGCCATCGCCTCGTGCTCGGAAGCCTTCTTCGCCGCGGCCTTCGCCTGGTCGCCGTAGTAGGCGGCGAGCGCCTCGTGATCCCCGGCGGTCCCGCCCTTCTCGATTCTCTTGAGAAGCTCCGCCTCGCTCGGGCCCTTGGCCGCCAAGCGGGCTGGCCGCGCGGCCGCGAGCGCCACGCCTGCCACGCAAGCCAGCACCATGAGCCGGCGCCGATCGTGTCGCATCGTCACGCCTCCTAGGGACGCCCTGCGCCCCGCTGTTAGAAGTAGAGGACCGTCCCCACGCCGACGGTGTGCTGGTCCTTGCGATCGCGGAACTTGGTGCCCTCCGTGAAGAAATTCGCGTCGGAGACATCGTAGCGGTACTCGGGCCGTACCAGGATGTGCGTCTTCGCGGGGAGGTCGATGCGGTAGTTCAGGGTGAGAGTCACCTCGCCCATCGTCTGCGCAACCCCGGTGGTGAAGCCGTCCGGGTCGTTATAGATCTCGGCGCGCAGCGCAGGTTCGAGCGTGTCCATGACCTTGTAGCGGAAGACCGCAAAGGCGCCGTCCCACCAGGTGTCCTTCTTGCTGAACACGTTGCGCTCGTAACCCACGTCGGCACTCAAGAGGATGTTGAGGGGATCGATCGGGTTGACGGCGAGGCCGAGGTCGAGCAAATGGCGATAATTGCTGTTATTGTTGCGCTGCTCGGGGCCGCCCAGGTACTGCGCATACATGGAGAGCTTGGGCGATGGCGCCCACGTGATCGCCGGGCCGATCGTCTTTCCTCCGTTGTTGTCCTTGTACGTCACGTTCCAGCCCTGCAGCACGTAGAACTCGGTCGTCAGCGTGTCGGTCAGGGGGTAGTTGAGGCGGAAGCCGAAGTCCTGGAACGGAATGGCGAAGCTGTACAGATAGCCGTGGGAGAAGTTGTTGTTCTTGATCGACTCGATCGTCTCCCCGCCGATGTGGGTAACGAATTTACCGAAGTCCAGTCGTAGTCCCTTACCGATCGGCGCCACGTAGCCGACCGAGTAATGGGAGAGGAACCGGTCCGCGTCGCCGAGCGGATCGCGCGTGTTGCGCCCGAGCTCGGGTCCGATCGACTTGTTGACGGTGTTCCAGATGATGTCGTAGGTGTCGCCCCAGTTGACGTCTAGCTTGAAGCCGAGCGCCTGCGGATCGAGCCAGCTCGAGGCCTGGGGGACCTTCTCGAGCTCGACCTCGAGGATGCTGAGCGTGGGCCGGTTGCGGTGGACGTCGAAGGTCCGGCCCTCGATCGTGAGGTCACGAGACTTGATGATCGACAGACCCTGGTTGGCGTTTACCGTATCCGTGTCGGGCGTGTTCGAGTTGTAGACGAAGTAGGACTCGGCCCAGCCCCGGACCTTCCAGTTCTTGAAGAAGTCGATGCCGGTGAGCTCCCCGATGTCCTTGGTGGTCGGCTCCGTCCAGATGCCGTTCACCTCGGCGGCCCGTCCCGTGCCGGCGCACGAGAAGGCCACGATCG
This window encodes:
- a CDS encoding porin; its protein translation is MRTHGSRRVRSGLAARVVLAAIVAFSCAGTGRAAEVNGIWTEPTTKDIGELTGIDFFKNWKVRGWAESYFVYNSNTPDTDTVNANQGLSIIKSRDLTIEGRTFDVHRNRPTLSILEVELEKVPQASSWLDPQALGFKLDVNWGDTYDIIWNTVNKSIGPELGRNTRDPLGDADRFLSHYSVGYVAPIGKGLRLDFGKFVTHIGGETIESIKNNNFSHGYLYSFAIPFQDFGFRLNYPLTDTLTTEFYVLQGWNVTYKDNNGGKTIGPAITWAPSPKLSMYAQYLGGPEQRNNNSNYRHLLDLGLAVNPIDPLNILLSADVGYERNVFSKKDTWWDGAFAVFRYKVMDTLEPALRAEIYNDPDGFTTGVAQTMGEVTLTLNYRIDLPAKTHILVRPEYRYDVSDANFFTEGTKFRDRKDQHTVGVGTVLYF